One Vibrio pomeroyi genomic region harbors:
- a CDS encoding OmpA family protein — MTRAKIEQHSLYLMGQLVGPTGDAIDGNGLYPLPGFALALPELAVVQAADGSSSKNESPLYFSDSSGRLQGWNSKVQSVNELVGNKLGSTPLLISSTTDKLRPIYIPPYLIPAAVMSENTTWPERLAKLAKEVVSSQGKEIRLSSVEHWQIIDDLSKDAAERRFLAPELAEFFIHKAEAAEAQFGQKKGAYKRLYEQIYSGNYKHNFYYLRIPQVWTISLFFSADYFEGAEVTLSGQPENLIIKGDAEDIGNKITSRVRPITYFDIANQASDAQDAEEVTQYVATFWITGGHLDDDEQIKQLVRFDIDLEGIKRYWDSLLEPSDSQMAQVAKLNLPNNRYSLSEQVLHLPIYSIAGRSTVVSGDPISVEESLFQHAPDTFKGWLDWSKNLPYTSENKAARGVQPSINILNSIGNYKGVIEASASGVMDPFSMTTVHKAFSASLNKEQAGDELLNALKLAVGIDAKAKGFLDFAQTLKQPAQGILAPITDLANALNWSNHLGNALPSVYTIPPALQHFWHKVDDKILTPLKPGVRAIEYVLDKPFGFAQLVSSGLEIPKGVENSETAFNAYIDKSKEYGQKTQSVISTLSLSDENDRQVLLESEAEHKKALLEAFSDESVRHRVLLNGQSLSQKKQAKEGEASYLTLLFEFDSANDKLADSDKDLVKKVAKYLSATESEMLLNVEGYTCDIGLVEYNTKLSEKRAAALKSSILEELGADAIKWEHRISALGKGVFADNDTRNRHLSRRAEMKFYLNSAFEYPACRSWLLALEKNRQKAVLAEMKVHEEIWKFSGQAFDIALGFAAPMLGPGAALAYGLYWSGETLVSTLNGAAKILNKELEEYKEKQKRFSEFDVVGQALLYRDLPAFNELSVLGKAYIKRAIALNGLLRLLLLEAQMNKETAALNYVSEYHAVSHLTSGQRDLDIEGYIKTYLLSDDWDLGGTWLPSFHLDEAWLETKNIYRSASESVLSFSAMTSYVTYRAKQSKTGEEALEQSQVYQKFCPIHTIADSSLTKLKSLLKAPDLSKLNRSMFLGHIVSVKVDDEWHPLEKLVNQGKTISPTMPIRVLVILDMKDETLSKFKQEGLLTLVPVGVRPVRQNRFFDDFGSYTTEYVREIALESLVETERSHLAEKQMIETDASLYGVVVSPTYYFGCNIVNGIKPIADDYGSKEWKSVFGQVDDQQSTAYVMRYLLEVGVPNVSKTESKLTYKRELVFKTQDGKLITSSTNKASIFNLTMSKEHEFLYEKTFLARTGKKAVEYPELFSDVKANLYIYDASVKSLIPGSEHDDKMEAIGWTKKQPSYDTSEKATKLLLIVSTKSVENVEQTLERGGFDPHRLPVDIRLKANDAEGFYNFEHQDIDLYPLGKVEVNLEKKEMSFKPKLIPQSLNDVSDHLSIHMSKLVSDLVVKDGGLFDFTPDFVDTDLYAVEISLKYTNAAGKEMVGLRPFIARTNEKPFISVDIDGKAGLALNASSQKLPVRAVDTTAPTLFNSREIHYNAKWYEMNEKEFNSISEYTSGTTDDADSNMANSTHSKISHKATPLSVWMNAEPVMKDYSAAKEMPLSEKREQILKKWLLDGK, encoded by the coding sequence ATGACTAGGGCTAAGATTGAACAGCACTCTCTCTATTTGATGGGGCAATTAGTAGGACCAACTGGAGATGCAATTGACGGCAATGGGCTTTATCCATTACCTGGCTTTGCGCTAGCCCTACCAGAACTAGCAGTTGTTCAAGCTGCGGACGGTAGCAGCAGTAAGAATGAGTCACCATTATACTTCAGTGACTCATCAGGTCGGTTACAAGGTTGGAATTCCAAGGTTCAATCCGTTAATGAGCTTGTTGGGAACAAGCTTGGTTCTACGCCACTTTTGATTTCTAGCACGACAGATAAGTTAAGACCCATCTATATTCCACCTTACTTAATTCCCGCAGCGGTAATGTCTGAAAATACAACTTGGCCGGAAAGATTAGCTAAATTAGCTAAAGAAGTAGTCAGCTCGCAAGGAAAAGAGATCCGCTTGTCCTCCGTCGAACACTGGCAAATCATAGATGATTTGAGTAAGGATGCAGCCGAGAGGCGATTTTTAGCGCCCGAATTAGCCGAGTTTTTTATCCATAAAGCAGAAGCGGCAGAAGCGCAGTTTGGGCAGAAAAAAGGGGCGTATAAACGCCTGTATGAACAAATTTATAGCGGAAACTATAAACATAACTTTTATTATCTGCGCATTCCTCAAGTTTGGACCATCAGTTTATTCTTTTCAGCCGACTATTTTGAGGGCGCGGAAGTTACTTTGTCTGGACAACCAGAAAACTTAATCATCAAGGGGGATGCTGAGGATATAGGTAATAAAATCACCAGCCGAGTAAGGCCGATAACATATTTTGATATTGCCAACCAAGCGAGTGACGCTCAGGATGCAGAAGAGGTGACTCAATATGTCGCCACATTTTGGATCACGGGCGGTCATCTAGACGATGATGAACAGATTAAGCAATTAGTCCGCTTTGATATAGATTTAGAAGGAATCAAGCGATATTGGGATTCATTACTTGAACCTTCAGATAGTCAAATGGCCCAGGTTGCTAAGTTAAACCTCCCAAACAATCGCTACTCTTTGTCTGAACAAGTATTACACCTGCCGATTTATTCAATAGCAGGGCGCAGCACCGTCGTGTCTGGTGATCCTATTTCTGTTGAAGAGTCACTGTTTCAACATGCCCCAGACACGTTTAAGGGGTGGCTCGATTGGAGTAAAAATCTACCTTACACTAGCGAAAACAAAGCCGCGAGAGGTGTTCAACCGTCAATTAATATACTTAACTCCATTGGGAACTATAAAGGGGTTATCGAAGCTTCAGCGTCAGGCGTAATGGACCCATTCAGTATGACGACGGTCCATAAAGCGTTCAGCGCGAGTTTGAATAAGGAGCAAGCTGGAGATGAACTTTTAAATGCGTTAAAACTCGCGGTCGGTATTGATGCTAAAGCTAAGGGATTCTTAGATTTTGCGCAAACGCTCAAGCAACCAGCGCAAGGTATACTTGCACCGATCACTGATTTAGCGAATGCCCTCAATTGGTCAAATCACCTTGGGAATGCCTTACCGAGCGTTTATACGATTCCACCAGCGTTACAGCATTTTTGGCATAAGGTTGACGATAAGATCTTAACCCCTTTAAAGCCGGGCGTTCGTGCTATTGAATATGTGCTTGATAAGCCTTTCGGTTTTGCGCAGCTTGTTTCTAGCGGTCTTGAAATCCCAAAAGGTGTTGAGAATTCTGAGACGGCGTTTAATGCCTATATCGATAAGTCAAAAGAATATGGACAGAAAACACAATCGGTTATCTCTACGCTTTCACTGAGTGATGAAAATGATCGTCAGGTTTTGCTTGAGTCTGAAGCGGAACATAAAAAAGCGCTCCTTGAAGCATTCTCTGATGAAAGTGTACGTCACAGAGTATTACTAAATGGTCAATCGTTGTCACAAAAAAAACAGGCTAAAGAAGGCGAGGCAAGCTATCTCACGCTGCTTTTCGAATTTGATAGTGCGAATGATAAACTTGCCGATTCTGATAAGGACCTAGTAAAAAAAGTGGCAAAGTATCTGAGTGCCACAGAATCGGAAATGTTGTTGAACGTTGAAGGTTATACGTGTGATATCGGCTTGGTGGAATACAATACTAAACTGTCAGAAAAACGTGCTGCAGCGCTTAAATCTTCAATTTTAGAAGAGCTTGGTGCAGATGCTATTAAGTGGGAGCATCGTATTTCCGCGCTCGGGAAAGGCGTTTTTGCTGATAATGATACGCGTAATAGGCATTTAAGCCGTCGAGCGGAAATGAAGTTTTATCTTAACTCCGCTTTCGAATACCCAGCTTGTAGAAGTTGGCTGTTAGCACTTGAGAAAAATCGCCAAAAAGCGGTTTTAGCGGAAATGAAAGTCCATGAGGAGATTTGGAAGTTTTCTGGTCAAGCATTTGACATTGCACTAGGTTTTGCCGCGCCAATGCTGGGCCCGGGAGCGGCTTTAGCTTATGGGTTGTATTGGTCAGGTGAAACCTTAGTTTCTACTTTGAATGGCGCAGCAAAAATTCTCAATAAAGAGCTAGAAGAATATAAAGAAAAACAGAAACGTTTCTCTGAATTTGACGTTGTTGGACAAGCGCTACTTTATCGTGATTTGCCCGCGTTCAATGAGTTAAGTGTCCTTGGCAAGGCATATATCAAACGTGCTATCGCACTCAATGGGCTGTTACGGTTGCTACTTCTTGAAGCTCAAATGAATAAAGAAACGGCCGCGCTCAATTATGTGTCGGAGTATCACGCGGTTAGTCACTTAACATCAGGGCAAAGAGATCTTGATATTGAAGGCTACATAAAGACCTATCTTCTAAGTGATGATTGGGACCTGGGAGGCACTTGGCTTCCTTCATTCCATCTTGATGAAGCTTGGCTGGAGACAAAGAACATTTATCGCAGTGCTTCAGAAAGTGTGTTGAGCTTTTCTGCTATGACGAGCTATGTTACCTATCGAGCAAAGCAGTCAAAGACGGGGGAGGAAGCACTTGAACAATCGCAGGTTTATCAGAAATTCTGTCCAATACATACCATAGCTGACTCTAGCTTAACTAAGCTAAAGTCTCTATTAAAAGCCCCGGATTTATCTAAGCTCAATAGATCGATGTTTTTAGGCCATATAGTTTCAGTTAAGGTCGATGATGAATGGCATCCGCTTGAAAAACTTGTCAATCAAGGTAAGACAATTTCACCGACTATGCCAATTAGAGTACTTGTTATTCTTGATATGAAAGACGAAACGCTGAGCAAGTTCAAACAAGAAGGTTTGCTTACTCTTGTTCCTGTGGGTGTTAGACCAGTGAGACAAAATAGATTTTTTGATGATTTTGGATCTTACACTACTGAATATGTTCGTGAAATTGCACTTGAATCATTAGTTGAAACTGAGAGATCGCATTTAGCAGAAAAACAAATGATAGAGACGGATGCGTCATTATACGGTGTTGTTGTAAGCCCTACGTATTACTTTGGATGTAACATTGTTAATGGTATCAAGCCTATTGCTGATGATTACGGTAGCAAAGAGTGGAAGTCAGTATTCGGGCAGGTGGATGACCAGCAATCAACAGCTTACGTAATGCGTTATTTGCTAGAGGTGGGTGTACCAAATGTGAGTAAAACGGAATCAAAGTTAACATACAAAAGAGAACTCGTATTTAAAACTCAAGACGGTAAGCTGATTACTTCTAGCACGAATAAGGCATCCATCTTTAACTTAACTATGTCTAAAGAGCATGAGTTCTTGTATGAGAAGACTTTTTTAGCCAGAACGGGAAAAAAGGCAGTCGAGTATCCAGAGCTATTTTCAGACGTCAAAGCAAACTTATATATTTATGACGCTAGCGTGAAGAGTCTGATCCCTGGTAGTGAGCACGATGATAAAATGGAAGCGATTGGCTGGACGAAGAAGCAGCCATCTTATGATACTTCTGAAAAAGCAACCAAGTTGTTGCTCATCGTCAGTACAAAATCTGTTGAAAATGTTGAACAAACACTTGAACGAGGAGGGTTTGATCCTCACCGTTTACCCGTGGATATTCGTCTGAAAGCAAACGACGCAGAAGGCTTCTACAATTTTGAACATCAAGACATCGACTTGTATCCATTAGGAAAGGTCGAAGTGAACCTTGAGAAGAAAGAGATGTCATTCAAACCTAAATTAATACCACAAAGCCTAAATGACGTATCGGATCATCTTTCTATCCATATGAGTAAGCTTGTAAGTGATCTCGTGGTTAAGGATGGTGGTTTATTCGATTTTACACCTGACTTTGTGGATACTGATTTATATGCAGTCGAAATTTCGTTGAAGTACACTAATGCAGCAGGAAAAGAGATGGTTGGCTTACGACCGTTTATAGCGCGCACAAATGAAAAGCCATTTATTAGCGTCGACATAGATGGAAAAGCTGGACTAGCTTTAAATGCCTCATCACAGAAGCTTCCTGTAAGAGCTGTTGATACAACAGCGCCAACGTTGTTCAATTCAAGGGAGATCCACTACAACGCAAAATGGTATGAAATGAATGAAAAGGAGTTTAACTCCATTTCTGAATATACTTCGGGAACGACTGACGATGCTGATTCTAATATGGCAAATTCAACTCATAGCAAGATATCGCATAAAGCTACCCCTTTGAGTGTTTGGATGAATGCGGAACCTGTGATGAAAGATTACTCTGCAGCTAAGGAAATGCCGCTATCTGAGAAACGAGAGCAAATACTTAAAAAGTGGTTGCTTGATGGAAAATAA
- the tssI gene encoding type VI secretion system Vgr family protein has translation MVNDVEFKFELQGSSHDFRVESFQVIEELSKPFQISLSLLSLDPDISFDALIRKPGSLTLYGQGVSSARCFHGVVNEVRYLGSGRRFSRYQLTLVPQAWFLSQRQDCRIFQQKSASAIISEVLDDASVTDYRLELSGVYPAKEYVLQYRETDLEFVQRILAEHGMWYYFEHTEANHTMVIVDSNDAIAELLSTPLNGSYLGPIVYHADGGGVADREHISDLELVNRVKTGHVTYTDYNYEFPKIPQEMSSSGELDLDLKLFDFPGRYVDPAMGQVRSNEWMSEHVVDNQQVEATSNVMRLASGYSFSISEHPRSAINRDYLMLSVMHSGHDPQVHEDETNGLPTTYHNQFACIPRHVEFRAPKLEAPLVEGTQTAVVVGPAGEEIYTDKLGRIKVQFHWDRYGESDEHSSCWIRVSQSMAAPTWGAVYLPRIGHEVVVTFLEGDPDRPLVTGAVYNGLHYPPYSLPENKTRTTFRTQTHKGTGYNELSFEDEANQEEVYIHAQKDMSTKVLNNRYRDIGQDEFLKVARHQTNDVHGDHKETIDGHKTTQVNSTFTETVEQDVSVTYNANETQYVKNNSDLEIGDNQITKIGKNDDLDVGENSNLTVGASKSSDIGADDNQTVGGNLTVSVKGNTSYKADGATQIISGDKIVLKTGGSSLVMNSDGSIKLSGSSITIEGSDKVVVKGGNVAIN, from the coding sequence ATGGTGAATGACGTAGAATTTAAGTTTGAACTGCAAGGCTCCTCACATGATTTTCGTGTGGAGAGCTTTCAGGTAATCGAAGAGCTTTCAAAGCCTTTTCAAATCAGCCTATCATTACTTTCACTTGATCCTGATATTTCATTTGATGCACTCATCCGTAAACCAGGTAGTTTGACTCTATACGGTCAAGGCGTCAGTTCTGCGAGATGCTTTCACGGCGTGGTTAATGAGGTGCGTTACCTTGGTTCGGGCAGGAGATTCTCTCGTTACCAATTGACTCTTGTTCCACAAGCTTGGTTTTTGAGCCAAAGACAAGACTGCCGTATTTTTCAACAAAAATCAGCGTCGGCGATCATTTCTGAAGTTTTAGATGATGCGTCAGTGACCGATTATCGGTTAGAACTGTCTGGTGTATACCCTGCAAAAGAATACGTGTTGCAATATCGAGAGACTGACCTTGAATTTGTTCAGAGAATTCTGGCAGAACACGGCATGTGGTACTACTTCGAACATACAGAAGCTAACCACACAATGGTTATTGTCGACAGTAATGATGCAATCGCTGAGTTATTGAGCACGCCACTAAACGGATCTTATTTAGGCCCTATCGTTTATCATGCAGATGGTGGCGGTGTTGCAGACCGCGAGCATATCTCTGACCTTGAACTCGTGAATCGAGTGAAAACCGGACACGTTACTTACACTGACTATAACTACGAGTTTCCGAAGATCCCTCAGGAAATGAGCAGTTCCGGCGAACTCGATTTAGATTTGAAATTGTTCGATTTTCCTGGACGTTACGTTGACCCAGCAATGGGGCAAGTAAGGTCAAATGAATGGATGTCAGAGCACGTTGTTGATAACCAACAAGTTGAGGCGACCAGTAATGTTATGAGACTGGCGTCTGGATACAGTTTTAGTATCAGTGAGCATCCACGTTCGGCAATCAACCGCGATTACCTCATGCTGTCGGTGATGCATAGTGGTCATGACCCTCAGGTGCATGAAGACGAAACTAATGGTCTGCCAACTACATATCATAATCAGTTCGCGTGTATTCCTAGACATGTTGAGTTTAGAGCTCCAAAACTTGAAGCTCCTTTGGTTGAAGGTACACAAACAGCGGTTGTCGTAGGGCCTGCAGGTGAAGAGATCTATACCGATAAGCTTGGGCGAATCAAAGTTCAGTTCCATTGGGATCGTTATGGCGAGAGCGATGAGCATTCTAGTTGTTGGATTCGAGTTAGCCAATCAATGGCGGCACCAACTTGGGGAGCAGTATACTTACCTCGTATCGGCCATGAGGTGGTAGTGACCTTCCTAGAGGGTGACCCTGACAGGCCTTTGGTTACAGGCGCGGTTTATAACGGGCTTCATTATCCTCCTTATTCGTTACCAGAGAACAAAACGCGTACAACCTTTCGAACTCAAACGCATAAAGGGACAGGCTATAACGAGTTGAGCTTTGAAGACGAAGCGAATCAGGAAGAAGTCTACATCCATGCGCAAAAGGACATGTCGACCAAGGTTTTAAATAACCGTTATCGCGATATAGGTCAAGATGAGTTCTTAAAGGTTGCACGCCATCAGACAAATGATGTTCACGGAGATCACAAAGAGACCATCGACGGACACAAGACTACCCAAGTTAACAGCACGTTTACTGAAACTGTCGAGCAAGATGTATCCGTTACTTACAATGCTAATGAAACTCAATATGTTAAGAATAACTCTGATCTAGAAATTGGAGACAATCAAATTACCAAGATTGGTAAGAATGATGACTTGGATGTGGGCGAAAATAGCAACTTAACGGTAGGTGCTTCAAAAAGTTCTGACATTGGAGCCGATGATAATCAAACGGTTGGTGGCAACTTAACGGTTTCTGTTAAAGGAAATACTTCATACAAAGCCGATGGTGCGACCCAGATCATAAGCGGTGACAAGATAGTACTGAAAACGGGTGGGTCTTCATTAGTGATGAATAGTGATGGTTCTATCAAGTTGTCCGGTTCTTCAATAACCATTGAAGGAAGCGATAAAGTTGTAGTCAAAGGTGGAAACGTAGCGATCAATTAA
- the tssH gene encoding type VI secretion system ATPase TssH produces MININLSSLIQRLHPIVKVALEDAAALAVSEKANEVQIEHYLLSLLERPNSDFDILLSHFDCSETILRQSIRSTLDANTTGNGSKPVFSSLLIEWLQESWLVSSLDLSETQIRSGALLLTLVSNPLRYGQHGYASILDGVNPDTLKRNFAELTTNSLESLATTSEKTDVREDGSALSKFTTDFTGKARKGEIDPVFCRDQEIRQIIDILARRRKNNPIAVGEPGVGKTAVVEGLALKITEGDVPDCLKGVELYGLDMGLLQAGASVKGEFEKRLNAVLDEVKSSPTPIILFIDEAHTLVGGGNQAGGSDAANLLKPALARGEVKTIAATTWSEYKKYFEKDPALARRFQLVKLDEPSATQAALIIRGLRPAYEKSHNVYVRDDAITAAANLADRYITGRQLPDKAIDVLDTACARVNISLNATPAPVETLHQEIAAANRELEALERDQLQQTGDKHSAALIPDLKQKIEKATEEQAALQVQWKKEQSLIQEIIELRSHLYNLTTPSTEEDSAPKADNAVQDDDVSTSDKPDCHEYSEEQTREAIQSCNERLDNVRGTNPLVHYEVGPDEISHVISDWTGIPMGKMLQDESQATLNLKQNLIENIKGQEFAIDALAEGIQTAKAGLGNPDAPTGVFLLVGPSGVGKTETARAIADQMFGGERFMTTINMSEFQEKHTVSRLIGSPPGYVGFGEGGMLTEAVRQRPYSVVLLDEVEKADPEVLNLFYQVFDKGTLNDGEGRTIDFKNTLIIMTSNLATHEIESLVHQAKDIDANIVAEAIRPTLNQHFKPALLARMSVLPFLPLSDAAMTDIIHHKLKKVSERLQSRHKLALCYGDNLVEFVLGNCRLAETGARNIDAVINRQLLPQLSTQLLVNDKDDSHTQIDVSVDEQGTLTYAFS; encoded by the coding sequence ATGATAAATATTAACCTTTCCTCATTAATACAACGTCTGCATCCTATTGTAAAAGTCGCTTTGGAGGATGCCGCTGCATTAGCCGTATCGGAAAAAGCAAATGAAGTGCAAATTGAACACTATCTATTAAGCTTATTAGAAAGGCCAAATAGTGATTTTGATATCTTATTAAGTCATTTCGATTGTTCAGAGACCATTTTAAGGCAATCTATTCGTTCGACTTTAGATGCCAACACGACAGGTAACGGCAGCAAGCCCGTTTTTTCTTCGCTTTTAATCGAATGGCTTCAAGAAAGTTGGTTGGTCTCATCTTTAGACCTATCTGAAACTCAGATTCGCTCTGGTGCCCTACTTCTTACACTCGTGAGTAACCCACTACGCTATGGTCAGCACGGGTACGCTTCAATCTTAGATGGTGTAAACCCAGACACCTTAAAACGTAACTTTGCTGAACTCACAACAAACTCTCTTGAATCTTTAGCTACGACATCTGAAAAAACAGACGTACGTGAAGATGGTTCTGCATTAAGTAAATTCACTACCGACTTTACTGGCAAAGCAAGAAAGGGCGAGATCGATCCTGTATTCTGCCGTGATCAAGAAATCAGACAAATAATCGACATCTTGGCGCGACGCAGAAAAAATAACCCAATCGCCGTAGGTGAGCCGGGAGTGGGTAAAACAGCGGTGGTAGAGGGTCTTGCATTAAAAATTACCGAAGGAGATGTTCCAGACTGTCTCAAAGGTGTTGAACTATATGGCCTAGACATGGGCTTACTTCAAGCCGGGGCAAGTGTTAAGGGGGAGTTTGAAAAACGGCTTAACGCGGTACTAGACGAAGTGAAGAGTTCACCGACTCCAATCATTTTATTTATAGATGAAGCTCACACTCTAGTTGGTGGAGGCAATCAAGCTGGAGGCAGTGATGCTGCAAACCTACTTAAACCCGCCCTAGCACGTGGTGAAGTAAAAACAATTGCAGCCACAACATGGTCTGAATACAAGAAATATTTCGAAAAAGATCCGGCTCTGGCGCGCCGTTTCCAACTGGTAAAACTTGATGAACCATCAGCGACTCAAGCTGCGTTGATCATCCGAGGTTTAAGACCGGCTTACGAAAAGTCACATAACGTGTACGTACGTGACGACGCAATCACTGCCGCGGCAAACTTAGCCGATCGTTACATCACTGGACGCCAACTGCCGGATAAAGCAATTGACGTGTTAGATACGGCTTGTGCTCGCGTCAATATTAGCCTTAATGCAACACCAGCACCTGTCGAAACATTGCATCAAGAAATTGCTGCTGCGAATCGCGAGCTCGAAGCTCTAGAACGTGACCAACTGCAGCAAACGGGTGACAAGCACAGTGCCGCTTTAATTCCTGATCTAAAACAGAAGATTGAGAAAGCCACCGAAGAACAAGCTGCCCTTCAAGTTCAATGGAAGAAAGAACAATCTCTTATTCAAGAGATCATTGAACTACGTAGCCATCTTTATAACCTAACTACTCCTTCAACTGAAGAAGACAGTGCTCCTAAAGCGGACAATGCGGTTCAAGATGATGACGTGTCAACAAGTGATAAACCTGATTGTCATGAATATTCTGAAGAGCAGACTCGCGAAGCTATTCAGTCTTGTAACGAACGTTTAGATAACGTGCGCGGTACCAATCCACTCGTTCACTATGAAGTGGGCCCCGACGAAATTAGTCATGTGATTTCTGATTGGACAGGCATTCCGATGGGTAAGATGCTTCAAGATGAGTCGCAAGCTACCTTAAACTTGAAGCAAAATCTAATTGAAAACATTAAAGGCCAAGAGTTTGCCATTGATGCGCTTGCTGAAGGTATTCAAACCGCAAAAGCAGGATTGGGCAACCCAGATGCACCAACGGGCGTTTTCTTGTTGGTTGGCCCAAGTGGTGTAGGTAAAACAGAAACCGCTCGCGCTATCGCTGATCAAATGTTTGGTGGTGAACGCTTCATGACAACCATCAACATGTCTGAATTCCAAGAGAAACACACGGTTTCTCGTCTTATTGGTTCTCCCCCTGGCTATGTTGGTTTTGGTGAAGGCGGAATGCTGACCGAAGCAGTACGTCAGCGCCCTTACTCTGTTGTACTTTTAGATGAAGTTGAAAAAGCAGACCCAGAAGTACTCAACCTGTTCTACCAAGTTTTCGACAAAGGTACGCTAAATGATGGCGAAGGTCGTACCATCGACTTCAAAAATACACTCATCATCATGACAAGTAACCTTGCGACTCATGAGATTGAGTCTTTAGTTCACCAAGCGAAAGACATTGATGCCAATATCGTCGCTGAAGCTATTCGCCCAACGTTGAATCAACACTTCAAGCCAGCCTTATTGGCTCGTATGTCTGTCTTGCCATTCCTTCCACTTTCTGACGCGGCGATGACTGACATCATCCATCATAAACTGAAGAAAGTGTCTGAGCGCCTGCAAAGCCGCCACAAATTGGCACTTTGCTATGGGGATAACTTAGTAGAATTCGTATTAGGAAACTGCCGTCTTGCAGAGACGGGAGCTCGAAATATTGATGCCGTAATTAACCGTCAATTATTGCCGCAGCTCTCGACTCAACTACTAGTGAATGACAAGGATGATTCACATACTCAAATTGACGTTTCTGTGGACGAGCAAGGAACTCTAACCTATGCGTTCAGCTAA
- a CDS encoding Hcp family type VI secretion system effector: MPTPAYMSINGETQGHITKDTYSADSVGNTWQEAHVDEFLVQELDHVLTVPRDPQSGQPTGQRVHRPVVVTKVQDRCSPLLFNALVSGEKLPECVIRFYRTSVQGKQEHYYSIKLIDALLVDIQTRMNHCQDAATSDRVTEEVLKLTYRAIEVTHENCGTAGNDDWRAPREA, from the coding sequence ATGCCAACTCCAGCATATATGTCTATCAACGGTGAAACTCAAGGTCACATTACTAAAGATACTTACTCTGCAGATTCTGTAGGTAACACTTGGCAAGAAGCTCACGTTGATGAGTTCTTAGTTCAAGAGCTTGATCACGTGCTAACAGTTCCACGTGACCCACAAAGTGGTCAGCCAACAGGTCAACGTGTTCACCGCCCGGTAGTAGTAACTAAAGTACAAGACCGTTGTTCACCTCTGTTATTCAACGCATTAGTGTCTGGTGAAAAGCTTCCTGAGTGTGTAATCCGTTTTTACCGTACTTCGGTACAAGGTAAGCAAGAGCACTACTACTCAATCAAGTTAATTGATGCACTACTAGTAGATATTCAAACTCGTATGAATCACTGTCAAGACGCTGCAACTTCTGATCGTGTAACTGAAGAAGTACTTAAGCTGACTTACCGTGCAATCGAAGTTACTCACGAAAACTGTGGTACTGCTGGTAATGATGACTGGCGTGCTCCACGCGAAGCTTAA
- a CDS encoding DUF2169 family type VI secretion system accessory protein: protein MQLWDIENHPDLSIKGRFQRDQNGDEVWVVVGKRSWKLVDSVWTEQKEAEIYDDPIYLGEAGLSAMKVDHEFAIVKANTDVLIFGKARSYAKKAVTYHECRLLIDGHIDKTISVLGDRQWIEHGGSVTLSKPLPFVEKDIDFSCAIGGDLRNRLGGGVAESKGELLKQKVPSVFYPTEDWSATSKNIRVAGFGPLAPFFGARQQYAGTFDDDWLEHRRPLYPVDFDQRFYQSAPQDQQCKGFISGGERLMMSGFCHDDSLSFRFPQEMYVAEAQFKNVNYQADMFISTVFIDTETRTLSISYSAAFPCQGVEHLLVSTKIHKKQEFSDNE, encoded by the coding sequence ATGCAGTTGTGGGATATTGAGAATCATCCTGACCTTTCTATTAAAGGCAGATTCCAACGAGATCAGAATGGCGATGAGGTGTGGGTTGTCGTTGGAAAACGTTCTTGGAAACTCGTAGATTCAGTTTGGACGGAGCAAAAAGAAGCAGAGATTTACGACGATCCGATTTATTTGGGTGAAGCGGGGCTCTCCGCCATGAAAGTAGACCATGAATTTGCCATAGTCAAAGCCAATACTGATGTGCTGATTTTCGGTAAGGCACGAAGCTATGCGAAAAAGGCAGTTACGTACCACGAGTGTCGGCTTTTGATAGACGGTCACATTGATAAAACCATCTCGGTACTTGGTGATAGGCAATGGATTGAGCATGGTGGCAGTGTAACACTGAGTAAACCACTCCCATTTGTCGAAAAAGATATCGATTTTTCATGTGCCATAGGCGGCGATTTAAGAAATCGACTCGGTGGAGGAGTTGCTGAGAGCAAAGGTGAGTTATTAAAACAGAAGGTTCCTTCTGTTTTCTATCCAACAGAGGATTGGAGTGCAACGTCAAAGAATATTCGAGTTGCGGGATTTGGTCCGTTAGCGCCATTTTTTGGAGCGCGGCAGCAATACGCTGGTACTTTTGATGACGATTGGTTAGAGCATAGAAGGCCTCTCTATCCGGTAGATTTTGATCAGCGTTTTTATCAGAGCGCACCACAAGACCAACAATGTAAAGGCTTCATATCTGGCGGCGAACGTTTGATGATGAGTGGTTTTTGTCATGATGACTCTCTCTCTTTCCGCTTCCCTCAGGAAATGTATGTCGCAGAAGCGCAGTTCAAAAATGTTAATTATCAAGCTGATATGTTTATTTCTACCGTTTTCATCGATACCGAGACTCGCACACTTTCAATCAGCTATAGCGCTGCGTTTCCATGTCAAGGTGTGGAGCACCTGTTAGTGTCAACGAAGATTCATAAAAAACAGGAGTTTTCCGATAATGAATAA